Within the Desulfovibrio sp. genome, the region AGGGCTGGACATGGCCCGCATGGCCGGACTTTTTGATTTGCTGGAACGCCGTCGCGCTGCCGGGGCCTGCGTGCTCATGGCCGTGCACGACTGTAACCTGGCGGCCATCTATGCCACGAGGCTGTTGGGCCTCAAGGCCGGAAGGCTTGTTTTTGACGGCCCGGTGGATGCGGTTTTTACCGAGGAGAAGCTCAGTGCCCTTTATGATATCCCTATCGGCGTTTTGCCGCACCCGCTTTGGGGCCTGCCTCAGGCGCTGCTGGCGCGGGCGCATGGCCCCCGCAGTCATGACGGCTTTGTCGCATGCCCTGCCGACCCATGCCCAGGCGACCCGTGTCCTGCCGACCCATGCTCTGCCGACGCTGGCGCTGGCCCTGGTTTTGGCCCTGCCGCCAGCTTTGGCGCTGTCGCTGGTTTCGCCAACCGAGACGCTGGCCGCTGAATCGGCGCAACAACCCACCCCGGCCGTTACTGCCACTGCGTCGGCGTCCCCCTCCACATCCGCCTTTGTCCCGGTCAGCGTGCGTGACGACACGGGGCATGAGGTGCGTCTGGACGCTCCGGCAAAGCGCATCATAGCCCTCTACGGAGCCTTTAACGAGCTTTTGCTGGCGCTGGGCGCTGGCGACAGTCTCGCGGCCCGCACCGTGGCTGACGCAAATATCCCCGGTCTGGAGCATCTGCCCGCCATAGGCACCCATATGCGCCCCAATGCCGAACTTATCGTGCAGCAGTCGCCCGACCTTGTCATCCAGCTTGCCGGGCGCAACGAAGCGCTGTTGCAGACCGAGGCCTTGCGTGCCCTTGGCCTGAACGTGCTTGTTTTTGAAATGAATTCCTTTGAGCAGATGTTTGGCGTGCTGCAAAAGCTCGGCCAGCTCACCGGACGCGAGGCTGAAGCCGCCGGGCTGACAGGCGCGTGGCATGCGCGGCTCGCTGACCTTGAGGCCCGCTACAAGGATCAGAA harbors:
- a CDS encoding helical backbone metal receptor, with translation MRDDTGHEVRLDAPAKRIIALYGAFNELLLALGAGDSLAARTVADANIPGLEHLPAIGTHMRPNAELIVQQSPDLVIQLAGRNEALLQTEALRALGLNVLVFEMNSFEQMFGVLQKLGQLTGREAEAAGLTGAWHARLADLEARYKDQKPIRVFYEVRYPNLLAAGQGGIVDNIISRAGGRNVVTDEKKLVRFNEEALLAADPDVYIIQSGPMNPDPQPLDQRLHYKDLRAVREGRVLTVDEELFARPGPRSVDAAEELGWFLHPGAAH